A single Nostoc sp. PCC 7107 DNA region contains:
- a CDS encoding radical SAM protein, which translates to MLLSQTKSKQTSTQINSIKIVLIGEFLKHRSFNGANKALPVLASSLFNAGFRQVLQLDLERLDLSIDDVLKEIRDADLIIFAGCLTTQWPEIDNHSSKIFSQLQKYGRKNVPILVGGYATKSVEDIARITPWITAFCDGEGEESIIEIAHAVARGTFYEEMQHLPGLCFITDDGKFHRTIATRVNNFDDIDQNLGLVHVPKVHDMDIFKTSDGRQLKTAQIFTQRGCPWGCGFCNKSSESNSVIRLSEASFRRQLQQLKKHGYEAIYLDVDTFTVHEQAAKREAEILKEEGFIWGSNTRIDKINYEQMRYLVEHNCVYLFFGVEHTLPEVSLANHKFNGSFASQIKQAFDYPAKIARVFQDMNQAGLPSSYFLILGLPKAKLNADKTEIISYEPTTFADDIQAIHFGIEKCNPDFLNFNVLRFMPGSMAADTVGDFSYTCVRPSGKQPITAGYFLPRAVNYYGYPQFQEHGVYRLCESVSRYQPITTAMNPQRVYDTICYAIRLINAKIDAGGKATKLFIDRDLIALGLVSQDVQGKYAIAPLEDFAKI; encoded by the coding sequence GTGTTATTATCTCAAACTAAAAGTAAACAAACATCCACTCAGATTAATTCCATAAAAATTGTTTTAATTGGAGAATTTCTGAAACACAGAAGCTTTAATGGTGCAAATAAAGCCTTGCCAGTTTTAGCTTCTAGTTTATTTAATGCTGGGTTTAGGCAAGTTTTACAACTAGATTTGGAACGTCTGGATTTGAGTATTGATGATGTTTTAAAGGAAATTAGAGATGCGGATTTAATTATCTTTGCTGGTTGTCTCACAACTCAATGGCCAGAAATTGACAATCACAGTAGCAAAATTTTTTCCCAACTTCAAAAATATGGCAGAAAAAATGTACCAATTTTAGTTGGTGGTTATGCAACTAAAAGCGTTGAAGATATTGCCCGCATTACACCGTGGATTACAGCTTTTTGTGATGGTGAAGGCGAAGAATCAATTATAGAAATTGCTCATGCCGTTGCTAGAGGAACTTTCTATGAAGAGATGCAACATTTGCCTGGGTTGTGTTTTATCACTGATGATGGGAAATTTCATCGGACTATTGCAACCAGAGTTAATAACTTTGATGATATTGACCAAAACTTGGGTTTAGTTCATGTACCAAAAGTACATGATATGGATATTTTTAAAACTTCAGATGGTAGACAATTAAAAACCGCCCAAATATTTACTCAACGAGGCTGTCCTTGGGGATGTGGTTTTTGTAATAAAAGTAGTGAAAGTAATAGTGTTATTAGGTTAAGTGAAGCATCTTTTCGCAGACAATTACAACAACTAAAAAAACATGGTTATGAAGCAATTTATTTAGATGTTGATACTTTTACTGTGCATGAGCAAGCAGCCAAACGTGAAGCCGAAATTCTTAAAGAAGAAGGATTTATTTGGGGTTCTAATACACGCATCGATAAAATTAACTATGAACAGATGCGTTATTTAGTAGAACATAATTGTGTATATCTGTTTTTTGGGGTTGAGCATACCTTACCAGAAGTTTCATTAGCTAACCACAAATTTAACGGTTCTTTTGCTAGTCAAATTAAGCAAGCATTTGATTATCCAGCTAAGATTGCCAGAGTTTTTCAAGATATGAATCAAGCTGGATTACCCAGTAGTTATTTTTTGATTTTAGGCTTACCAAAAGCCAAACTCAATGCTGATAAAACAGAGATTATCAGTTACGAACCGACAACTTTTGCTGATGATATCCAAGCAATTCACTTTGGGATTGAAAAGTGTAACCCAGATTTTTTAAATTTCAATGTGCTGCGATTTATGCCTGGGAGTATGGCTGCTGATACAGTTGGTGATTTCAGCTACACTTGTGTGCGCCCATCAGGAAAACAGCCAATTACTGCTGGATACTTTTTACCACGAGCCGTCAATTATTATGGCTATCCTCAGTTTCAAGAACATGGTGTGTATCGATTGTGTGAATCGGTGAGTAGATATCAACCGATTACAACAGCGATGAATCCCCAACGGGTTTACGATACCATCTGCTACGCCATACGGTTGATTAATGCCAAGATTGATGCAGGTGGTAAAGCGACAAAATTGTTTATTGATCGAGATTTAATAGCTTTAGGTTTAGTCAGTCAAGATGTACAGGGAAAATATGCGATCGCACCTTTAGAAGACTTTGCCAAAATTTGA
- a CDS encoding IS630 family transposase: protein MQLIAQYSAIILPQYENIRYFVQDESRFGLKTIEGRKITLPGVKPIGDWQWQFKAFWLYGAVEPLTGESLFWQFSHVDTECYQQFLNEFAACYPKSLNILQVDNGLFHQAKRLQIPENIVLLFQPAHSPELNPIERVWEYLKQDLKWELFDNRRASANQGCSTPSSPHSSNCCFFDWL from the coding sequence TTGCAATTAATTGCTCAATACAGTGCCATTATCTTGCCTCAGTACGAAAATATTCGTTATTTTGTACAAGATGAGAGTCGATTTGGACTCAAAACCATTGAAGGACGTAAAATTACTCTTCCCGGAGTTAAGCCTATTGGTGATTGGCAGTGGCAATTTAAAGCGTTCTGGCTATATGGAGCAGTTGAACCACTTACTGGGGAAAGTTTATTTTGGCAGTTTTCTCATGTTGATACCGAATGCTACCAACAATTTTTGAACGAGTTCGCTGCCTGTTATCCCAAATCACTTAACATTCTCCAAGTTGATAACGGCTTATTTCATCAAGCTAAACGTTTACAAATTCCAGAGAATATTGTTCTTTTGTTCCAGCCTGCTCATTCTCCTGAACTCAATCCCATAGAGCGCGTTTGGGAATATCTCAAGCAAGACTTGAAATGGGAGCTATTTGATAACAGGCGAGCATCTGCAAACCAAGGTTGCTCAACTCCTAGCTCTCCTCACTCCTCAAATTGCTGCTTCTTTGACTGGTTATGA